The proteins below are encoded in one region of Silene latifolia isolate original U9 population chromosome 2, ASM4854445v1, whole genome shotgun sequence:
- the LOC141640906 gene encoding uncharacterized protein LOC141640906 translates to MFDPLVTKIQKKVFHWSSHSLSYAGKLQMISSVVFGLDNYWGASILLHVAIIKKIEHLCSHFFWGIPGIGRKMVFKSWKSICSPWSGGGFNIKDLPSWNRALLVKWLALLIAPASGLWAKWQHVYVLKGTDIWCLQAKDSFSASLKGILAVRDFLVESAGSIQNAQALLQSWVHGSHFHLHLAYDFFRAAPTQGDWTKGLSYSSIFPCHHITCSMAAQSQLATQDNIKKRGYQFANRCNFCKASEEDHGHLFFSCPFTAQVWSSILSWMSLPQFSSSLLHLLVACPFGSSRNNWKTHCYYTSLAAVVNQLWWERNQRIFFHKTTDAAGLLSKIKRLVLARLSIKFPQSLFSSLLDHSVP, encoded by the coding sequence ATGTTTGATCCTCTAGTAACTAAAATTCAGAAAAAAGTTTTCCATTGGTCTTCCCATTCTTTGTCTTATGCTGGTAAACTTCAGATGATAAGCTCTGTGGTTTTTGGGCTTGATAATTACTGGGGTGCTAGTATCCTTCTCCATGTTGCCATTATCAAAAAAATTGAGCATCTTTGCAGCCATTTCTTTTGGGGTATACCTGGCATTGGTAGGAAGATGGTTTTCAAAAGTTGGAAAAGTATTTGCTCTCCCTGGTCTGGTGGTGGGTTTAACATAAAGGATCTTCCTTCTTGGAATAGAGCTCTTCTTGTCAAATGGCTTGCTCTTCTTATTGCTCCTGCCTCTGGTCTCTGGGCAAAGTGGCAGCATGTTTATGTGTTGAAAGGGACTGATATCTGGTGCCTGCAAGCTAAGGATTCTTTCTCTGCTAGTCTGAAAGGGATCCTGGCAGTCCGTGACTTTCTTGTAGAGTCAGCTGGTTCTATTCAGAATGCTCAAGCTTTACTTCAATCCTGGGTTCATGGCTCTCACTTCCATCTTCATCTAGCTTATGATTTCTTTAGGGCTGCTCCCACCCAAGGAGATTGGACTAAGGGTCTTTCCTATTCGTCCATTTTCCCCTGTCATCATATTACTTGTTCTATGGCTGCTCAAAGTCAGCTTGCAACTCAGGATAACATTAAAAAGAGGGGTTACCAGTTTGCTAACAGGTGCAACTTTTGTAAAGCCAGTGAGGAAGATCATGGCCATTTGTTCTTCTCTTGTCCTTTCACTGCTCAGGTTTGGAGCTCCATTCTGAGTTGGATGAGCCTCCCTCAGTTTTCTTCTTCTTTACTCCATCTTCTGGTTGCCTGTCCGTTTGGTAGCAGCAGAAACAACTGGAAAACTCACTGTTATTATACTTCGCTTGCTGCTGTTGTTAATCAGCTTTGGTGGGAACGAAATCAACGAATTTTTTTCCATAAGACTACTGATGCAGCTGGGCTTCTAAGCAAGATCAAGCGTTTAGTTTTGGCTAGACTGTCTATCAAATTCCCTCAGTCCTTATTTAGTTCTTTACTTGATCACTCAGTCCCTTAG